In one Methylobacterium sp. SyP6R genomic region, the following are encoded:
- a CDS encoding DUF3616 domain-containing protein: MLALCLAAQGARAEVKTGPVLTHWGLCEASGAVPYPAGSFGDRFLVVDDEDNTLRLYKADESGAPLALKGGDLDAALATSGREEPAKADLESLAWLGSDLVLMGSHARDTDGRTREASRQMLALSVGGDAKAPAVSPKGKAFTGFVKALADLDPRLSERIAVDLAAKASLSPKRRGLALEGLSPMPDGRGLFVGLRNPLNADNDALVVPFENAAEALASGAAPKLAKPIALDLKGRGIRDIAYAPGIKAYFLVAGGSGSGGEAADLYRWSGTVGEAPTRVPGVAEALAALPDFQPEGLIVSSDGKKVQVISDDGDICPARKPQGFRSVVLELE, translated from the coding sequence GTGCTCGCCCTCTGCCTCGCCGCGCAAGGCGCGCGCGCCGAGGTGAAGACCGGGCCGGTGCTGACGCATTGGGGCCTGTGCGAGGCCTCTGGCGCCGTTCCCTATCCGGCCGGCAGCTTCGGCGACCGCTTCCTGGTGGTCGACGACGAGGACAACACGCTCCGCCTCTACAAGGCCGACGAATCCGGCGCACCGCTCGCCCTGAAGGGCGGCGACCTCGACGCCGCGCTCGCGACGAGCGGCCGCGAGGAGCCCGCCAAGGCCGACCTCGAATCCCTTGCCTGGCTCGGCAGCGACCTGGTGCTGATGGGCTCGCATGCCCGCGACACGGACGGCCGCACCCGCGAGGCCTCGCGCCAGATGCTCGCCCTGTCGGTCGGGGGCGACGCCAAGGCCCCGGCGGTATCGCCGAAGGGCAAGGCGTTCACGGGGTTTGTCAAGGCGCTGGCCGATCTCGACCCGCGCCTGTCCGAGCGCATCGCCGTCGATCTCGCGGCGAAGGCGAGCCTGAGCCCGAAGCGGCGCGGCCTCGCCCTCGAGGGCCTGAGCCCGATGCCAGACGGGCGCGGCCTGTTCGTGGGCCTGCGCAACCCGCTCAACGCCGACAACGATGCCCTGGTGGTGCCGTTCGAGAACGCCGCCGAGGCGCTGGCGAGCGGCGCCGCGCCGAAGCTGGCAAAGCCCATCGCCCTCGACCTCAAGGGCCGGGGCATCCGCGACATCGCCTATGCGCCGGGGATCAAGGCGTATTTCCTCGTCGCCGGCGGCTCCGGCAGCGGCGGCGAGGCCGCCGACCTCTACCGCTGGTCGGGTACGGTCGGCGAGGCGCCGACCCGGGTTCCTGGGGTAGCCGAAGCGCTGGCGGCGCTCCCGGATTTCCAGCCCGAAGGCCTGATCGTGTCTTCGGACGGGAAGAAGGTGCAGGTGATCAGCGACGATGGCGACATCTGCCCGGCGCGCAAGCCGCAGGGGTTTCGGAGTGTGGTGCTGGAGTTGGAGTGA